One region of Candidatus Polarisedimenticolaceae bacterium genomic DNA includes:
- the secG gene encoding preprotein translocase subunit SecG yields MIQILLTIVHVGVAFVLILVVLLQTGKRADLAGAFGGGGSQTAFGARGAATLLSRVTAWSAGIFMVTSLLLSLMASSSGGGGGSVLDTVPAPAPPASTAPATPTPAPGTPPAPQQPAPAPAPSK; encoded by the coding sequence ATCTTGCTCACCATCGTTCACGTCGGCGTCGCCTTCGTCCTGATCCTCGTCGTCCTTCTTCAGACGGGGAAGCGGGCCGACCTGGCGGGCGCCTTCGGTGGCGGCGGCAGTCAGACGGCGTTCGGCGCGCGCGGCGCGGCGACGCTGCTCTCGCGCGTCACGGCGTGGTCGGCCGGCATCTTCATGGTGACCTCGCTCCTCCTCTCACTGATGGCCTCGTCGAGCGGAGGAGGTGGCGGCTCCGTCCTGGATACGGTGCCTGCGCCCGCTCCGCCGGCCTCGACGGCACCGGCGACGCCGACGCCCGCGCCGGGAACTCCGCCGGCACCGCAACAGCCGGCTCCGGCGCCCGCGCCTTCGAAGTAA
- a CDS encoding PBP1A family penicillin-binding protein — protein sequence MAKEASAQKKTAPRRSGRRGRRARWLLGLGVPLAVVVAIVLVVVYAQITATFEGRVWTLPARVYSAGLHVVTGMTIDGDTLAARLQRTGYEKVDSLPARPGQYRVHGRTLDVYVRAFAGGDRPTKAIRGTIAVDGGTVTSITGDGGRRVDAIDLEPELLSLLFGKQQEERQVVSLSQVPKSLVSAVLAAEDSRFFHHAGIDPLAILRAGFANMRRGGIVQGGSTITQQTVKNLYLNQERTLWRKVREALMAVMLDLRYPKDRILEVYLNEVYLGQRGSVAICGMQAAANYFFGRNVQDLSLAESATLAGMIRNPGGYNPFSHADRAVARRNLVLDAMLEDGTADKASVEKAKAEPLRVASGGAGYARAPYVVDFVRAQLGEMYSAQALSEEGLAIYTTIDTVAQARAEASLSKGLERLETDAPLVRRQKKLRTLQGCVVVTDPRSGAILALVGGRNYQDSQFNRAVQARRQPGSCFKPFVYLAAFEAAMDGAAGGLTPASVLDDSPFEITSGGKVWSPANYDGEFRGDIPVRAALEDSRNVPTAKAAQAVGLPRIIEAARRCGLDENFQPLPSLALGAQEVTPLEVATAYGTLATLGQRTSPRIIREVVARDGRTLEMHAPEIEKVVRPAAAFLVDDILRGVLTRGTAASSSALGFRGDAAGKTGTTDDTRDAWFVGFTPEVLALVWVGYDDNAKTGLTGAAGALPIWVDLMMHIRHRWEGSTFPEPPGIVRVEVDPESGGAATGSCPSRVAEVFAAGTEPPPCTLHEGVFKRWWNRIFHRDRPRT from the coding sequence ATGGCGAAGGAGGCGTCCGCCCAGAAGAAGACCGCCCCGCGGCGATCGGGCCGCCGAGGGCGGCGTGCCCGCTGGCTCCTCGGCCTCGGGGTCCCTCTCGCTGTCGTCGTCGCGATCGTCCTCGTCGTCGTCTACGCTCAGATCACCGCCACGTTCGAAGGGCGAGTGTGGACGCTCCCGGCGCGGGTCTATTCCGCAGGTCTGCACGTCGTGACCGGCATGACGATCGACGGCGACACGCTCGCCGCGCGGTTGCAGCGCACCGGCTACGAAAAGGTCGATTCACTTCCGGCGAGGCCCGGGCAATACCGAGTGCACGGCCGCACGCTCGACGTCTACGTCCGGGCGTTCGCCGGCGGCGACCGGCCGACGAAGGCGATCCGAGGGACGATCGCGGTCGACGGCGGCACGGTCACCTCGATCACCGGGGACGGCGGGAGGCGCGTCGACGCGATCGATCTCGAGCCCGAGCTGCTGTCACTCCTCTTCGGCAAACAGCAGGAGGAGAGGCAGGTCGTCTCGCTCTCCCAGGTCCCGAAGAGCCTCGTCTCCGCCGTACTCGCCGCGGAGGACTCGCGCTTCTTCCATCACGCGGGCATCGACCCGCTCGCCATCTTGCGGGCGGGCTTCGCGAACATGCGCCGCGGCGGAATCGTGCAAGGCGGGAGCACGATCACGCAGCAGACGGTCAAGAACCTCTACTTGAACCAGGAACGCACCCTCTGGAGGAAGGTGCGCGAGGCGCTCATGGCGGTCATGCTCGACCTCCGTTACCCGAAGGACCGGATCCTCGAGGTCTACCTGAACGAGGTCTACCTCGGCCAGAGGGGCTCGGTCGCGATCTGCGGCATGCAGGCGGCCGCGAACTATTTCTTCGGGCGAAACGTCCAGGACCTCTCGCTCGCCGAGTCGGCGACTCTGGCCGGGATGATCCGCAATCCCGGCGGCTACAACCCGTTCTCCCACGCGGACCGTGCCGTGGCGCGACGGAACCTCGTGCTCGACGCGATGCTCGAGGACGGCACGGCGGACAAGGCCTCGGTCGAGAAGGCGAAAGCGGAGCCTCTCCGGGTGGCGAGCGGCGGAGCGGGATACGCACGCGCCCCGTACGTCGTCGACTTCGTCCGCGCGCAGCTCGGCGAGATGTACAGCGCTCAGGCGCTCTCCGAGGAAGGGCTCGCGATCTACACGACGATCGACACCGTGGCGCAAGCACGTGCGGAGGCGTCCCTCTCGAAGGGGCTCGAGCGCCTCGAGACCGACGCGCCGCTCGTGCGCCGCCAGAAGAAGCTCCGCACGCTCCAGGGCTGCGTCGTCGTCACCGACCCCAGGAGCGGCGCCATCCTCGCGCTCGTCGGGGGCCGCAATTACCAGGACAGCCAGTTCAACCGCGCGGTCCAGGCGCGCCGTCAGCCCGGCTCGTGCTTCAAGCCTTTCGTCTACCTCGCCGCGTTCGAAGCGGCGATGGACGGTGCCGCGGGGGGGTTGACGCCTGCGTCCGTGCTCGACGACAGCCCGTTCGAGATCACGAGCGGCGGCAAGGTCTGGAGCCCCGCGAATTACGACGGCGAGTTCCGCGGCGACATCCCGGTGCGCGCTGCGCTCGAAGATTCGCGCAACGTGCCGACGGCCAAGGCCGCGCAGGCGGTGGGCCTACCCCGGATCATCGAGGCCGCGCGCCGGTGCGGGCTCGACGAGAACTTCCAGCCGCTGCCCTCCCTGGCGCTCGGGGCGCAGGAGGTCACGCCCCTCGAGGTGGCCACCGCGTACGGGACGCTCGCGACGTTGGGGCAGCGGACGAGCCCGCGCATCATCCGCGAGGTCGTCGCGCGCGACGGACGCACGCTGGAAATGCACGCACCCGAGATCGAGAAGGTGGTCCGGCCCGCTGCCGCGTTCCTCGTCGACGACATCCTGAGGGGGGTGCTCACGCGCGGCACCGCGGCGTCGTCGTCGGCGCTCGGATTCCGCGGCGACGCCGCCGGGAAGACGGGGACGACGGACGACACGCGCGACGCGTGGTTCGTCGGATTCACCCCGGAGGTCTTGGCGCTCGTCTGGGTCGGCTACGACGACAACGCGAAGACCGGTCTCACCGGTGCGGCGGGGGCGCTTCCCATCTGGGTGGATCTCATGATGCACATCCGCCACCGCTGGGAGGGCTCGACGTTCCCCGAGCCGCCCGGCATCGTGCGCGTCGAGGTGGATCCGGAGAGCGGCGGGGCCGCGACAGGCTCGTGTCCCTCACGCGTCGCCGAGGTCTTCGCCGCCGGCACCGAGCCCCCGCCGTGCACCCTCCACGAGGGCGTCTTCAAGCGCTGGTGGAACCGCATCTTCCACCGCGACCGGCCGAGGACCTAG
- a CDS encoding HU family DNA-binding protein translates to MNKAELTDKLAERTGLSARDARAAMDAIFDPDPAIGLIAAALVGGDKVAISGFGTFEARGRKARAGRNPHTGETLDIPATRAPAFKAGKPLKETLKG, encoded by the coding sequence TTGAACAAAGCCGAACTCACAGACAAGCTGGCCGAGAGAACGGGACTGTCCGCGCGCGACGCGCGGGCGGCGATGGATGCGATCTTCGACCCGGATCCGGCGATCGGCCTCATCGCCGCCGCGCTGGTCGGAGGCGACAAGGTCGCGATCAGCGGCTTCGGGACGTTCGAGGCCCGCGGCCGCAAGGCGCGGGCGGGGCGGAACCCCCACACAGGCGAGACCCTGGACATCCCCGCGACCCGCGCTCCGGCGTTCAAGGCCGGTAAGCCCCTCAAGGAAACGTTGAAGGGCTGA
- the queC gene encoding 7-cyano-7-deazaguanine synthase QueC, which produces MERAVVLLSGGLDSATCLAWAVAQPFEVHALTVAYGQRHAIEVERAAQIARRLGAASHRVVPLDLSFLSGSALTDRSVDVPKGRSAEAIATGIPSTYVPARNTVFLSLALAWAEVLEARDLVLGVNAVDYSGYPDCRPAFLRAFEAMAAVGTKAGVSGAPVRIHAPLLEASKAEIVRRAAAWNVPLDLTISCYDPGPDGRPCRSCDACALRARGFYEAGLSDPADSL; this is translated from the coding sequence ATGGAGCGCGCCGTCGTCCTCCTCTCGGGAGGGCTCGACTCCGCGACGTGCCTGGCGTGGGCGGTCGCGCAGCCCTTCGAAGTGCATGCCCTCACCGTCGCCTACGGACAACGCCACGCGATCGAGGTCGAGCGCGCGGCCCAGATCGCGCGCCGGCTCGGGGCGGCGTCGCATCGCGTTGTGCCTCTCGATCTCTCGTTCCTCTCGGGAAGCGCGCTCACGGACCGGAGCGTCGACGTGCCGAAGGGCCGCTCCGCCGAGGCGATCGCGACCGGAATTCCGTCCACCTACGTTCCCGCAAGGAACACGGTCTTCCTGAGCCTCGCTCTCGCCTGGGCCGAGGTCCTCGAGGCGCGCGACCTCGTCCTCGGCGTGAACGCCGTCGACTACAGCGGATACCCCGACTGCCGGCCGGCGTTCCTCCGGGCGTTCGAGGCGATGGCGGCCGTCGGGACCAAAGCCGGAGTCTCGGGTGCGCCGGTCCGCATCCACGCGCCGCTCTTGGAGGCGAGCAAGGCGGAGATCGTTCGGCGTGCTGCCGCTTGGAACGTGCCGCTCGACCTCACGATCTCCTGCTACGACCCCGGGCCCGACGGTCGTCCCTGCCGGAGCTGCGACGCCTGCGCGCTGCGGGCGCGGGGATTCTACGAGGCGGGACTCTCGGACCCCGCCGACTCTCTCTGA
- a CDS encoding radical SAM protein, protein MLRVNEIFHSIQGESTHAGRPCVFVRLTGCNLRCVWCDTAYAFHEGVSMSVGDVVDRVVSYRCPLVEITGGEPLLQPESIDLMRALVAARLEVLLETGGSLPIDDVPPEVRRIVDVKCPGSGESEKNRWENLDVLRPGDELKFVIADRGDYAWAAAEVRARGLHAKAPVLFSPVHPGLDPADLAGWVLADRLPVRVQLQMHKLLWPGVERGV, encoded by the coding sequence ATGCTGCGGGTGAACGAGATCTTCCACTCGATTCAAGGCGAATCGACTCACGCGGGGCGCCCCTGCGTCTTCGTCCGGCTCACGGGGTGCAATCTCCGCTGCGTTTGGTGCGACACGGCGTACGCGTTCCACGAAGGGGTCTCGATGAGCGTCGGGGACGTCGTCGACCGCGTCGTCTCTTATCGATGCCCGCTCGTCGAGATCACCGGAGGCGAGCCGCTCCTGCAGCCGGAGTCGATCGATCTCATGCGTGCGCTCGTCGCCGCGAGGCTCGAGGTGCTTCTCGAGACTGGCGGCAGCCTGCCGATCGACGACGTTCCCCCCGAGGTGCGACGGATCGTCGACGTGAAATGCCCAGGGAGCGGAGAGAGTGAGAAGAACCGGTGGGAGAACCTCGACGTGCTCCGGCCGGGCGACGAGCTGAAGTTCGTCATCGCGGACCGAGGCGACTACGCGTGGGCCGCGGCCGAGGTGCGTGCGCGCGGGCTTCACGCGAAGGCGCCGGTTCTCTTCTCTCCCGTCCACCCCGGCCTCGACCCCGCGGACCTCGCCGGCTGGGTTCTCGCGGATCGCCTTCCCGTGAGGGTCCAGCTCCAGATGCACAAGCTCCTCTGGCCCGGCGTCGAACGCGGCGTCTGA
- a CDS encoding sensor domain-containing diguanylate cyclase, protein MPLADILFGTIRMPWLVVAAGLGTGLGTYLSRKGRPRLLADIERLEGDVARAEAQSREQARVVTKLRNEQRALADLSRLLPNIVRDLNRSDLDERHIPRLILQLVDAIFEPQQTLLYLARSSSGDNERGQVLQLVERLGAADVPPSVVRVRVGEGKIGWVAESKVEMSSDDWLNMTRTEGRTIEDNHPSLKLDLIGPLVHHDDGKDRLLGVLCVGGSSSRQRDEKLMLQMVTNLASIAYTNSRNMRQMSDLANHDGLTSLLNKRYFMTQRLGLLINAAERDAGALAVFIFDIDHFKKYNDTHGHLAGDEILKAVAQVVRENLRPGDVACRYGGEEFIVAMPGAKAPDGCAAAERIRAAIEGTRFPKSETQPLGRITISGGVAQFPQDGTSGTDLILHADQALYQAKAAGRNRVVQYRGVDIGGDGNDEPVWVQQTDRPSDR, encoded by the coding sequence GTGCCGTTGGCCGACATTCTCTTCGGAACCATCCGGATGCCCTGGCTCGTCGTCGCGGCGGGGCTCGGAACCGGCCTCGGGACCTACCTCTCCCGGAAGGGCCGTCCGCGGCTGCTCGCCGACATCGAGCGTCTGGAGGGCGACGTCGCCCGCGCGGAAGCGCAGTCCCGCGAGCAGGCGCGCGTCGTCACGAAGCTCCGCAACGAGCAGCGCGCGCTCGCCGACCTCTCGCGTCTCTTGCCGAACATCGTGCGCGATCTCAACCGCTCCGACCTCGACGAGCGCCACATCCCGCGCCTGATCCTCCAGCTCGTCGACGCGATCTTCGAGCCGCAGCAGACGCTTCTCTACCTCGCCCGGTCGTCCAGCGGCGACAACGAGCGTGGCCAGGTGCTCCAGCTCGTGGAGCGTCTCGGCGCGGCCGACGTTCCTCCCTCGGTCGTCCGCGTTCGCGTCGGCGAAGGGAAGATCGGCTGGGTCGCGGAGTCGAAGGTCGAGATGAGCTCGGACGACTGGCTCAACATGACGCGCACGGAAGGCCGGACGATCGAGGACAACCACCCTTCGCTGAAGCTCGACCTCATCGGACCGCTCGTCCACCACGACGACGGCAAGGACCGCCTGCTGGGCGTCCTCTGCGTCGGCGGCTCGTCGTCGCGGCAGCGCGACGAGAAGCTCATGCTCCAGATGGTGACGAACCTCGCCTCGATCGCCTACACGAACTCGCGGAACATGCGTCAGATGAGCGACCTCGCGAACCACGACGGGCTGACGAGCCTCCTCAACAAGCGCTATTTCATGACCCAGCGTCTCGGGCTGCTCATCAACGCGGCGGAGCGCGACGCGGGCGCGCTCGCGGTCTTCATCTTCGACATCGACCACTTCAAGAAGTACAACGACACGCATGGCCACCTCGCCGGCGACGAGATCCTCAAGGCCGTCGCCCAGGTCGTGCGCGAGAACCTGCGGCCCGGCGACGTCGCGTGCCGTTACGGCGGCGAAGAGTTCATCGTCGCGATGCCGGGCGCCAAGGCGCCCGACGGCTGCGCGGCGGCGGAGCGCATCCGTGCCGCCATCGAGGGCACCCGCTTCCCGAAGTCGGAGACGCAGCCGCTCGGCCGCATCACGATCAGCGGAGGCGTGGCGCAATTCCCCCAAGACGGCACGAGCGGCACCGATCTCATCCTTCACGCCGACCAAGCGCTCTATCAGGCGAAGGCCGCCGGGCGAAACCGCGTCGTCCAGTACCGAGGTGTCGACATCGGCGGCGACGGCAACGACGAGCCGGTCTGGGTACAGCAAACCGATCGCCCGAGCGATCGCTAA
- a CDS encoding EAL domain-containing protein, translating to MASPRDGAAPSLPPELPRLDDLLASAAPRLAADHEFGLLSVTVLQRRHLSHGADWHAYDALIREIGAFLRSYRTERMRRDDRLFEPSMNGNAFAVMLEPPRKGRALDPGDLARVRARLARGLKVHLARQLPREVGDAFGWYVGAAVIAPEAEIPFERIVHRALEESFADALREKEREGRRHAVQLARVLHLGLVHSVYQPVVDIVDQRVIGFEALTRVGSGRFENVELLFKAAEANDALWALERLCRRKALEDLPTLGPGQLLFLNVEPDSIHDPHLGGPQFLDGLAAVGLSATQVVLELTEHSAVRDFVAFRRTLERFRSLGFRLAMDDVGSGYAGLQSIAEIGPDFIKADMHLVRGLHESPIKRQLIDTIRRFSDSTGITFVAEGVESRDELEALVDVGVRCAQGFLFARPGSPPTSPDWTKMR from the coding sequence ATGGCGAGTCCCCGTGACGGAGCGGCGCCGTCGCTGCCCCCGGAGCTTCCGCGTCTCGACGACCTGCTGGCATCTGCCGCGCCGCGTCTCGCCGCGGATCACGAATTCGGACTTCTCTCGGTGACCGTGCTCCAGAGGCGGCACCTGTCGCACGGGGCCGACTGGCACGCCTACGACGCGCTCATCCGCGAGATCGGCGCATTCCTCCGCAGCTATCGGACCGAGCGCATGCGCCGCGACGACCGGCTCTTCGAGCCCAGCATGAACGGCAACGCCTTCGCGGTCATGCTCGAGCCTCCGCGCAAGGGACGCGCGCTCGATCCCGGCGATCTCGCCCGCGTGCGGGCCCGGCTCGCGCGCGGCCTGAAGGTCCACCTCGCAAGACAGCTCCCGCGTGAGGTGGGCGACGCGTTCGGCTGGTACGTCGGCGCTGCGGTCATCGCCCCGGAGGCGGAGATCCCGTTCGAGCGGATCGTCCACCGGGCGCTCGAAGAGTCGTTCGCGGACGCGCTCAGAGAGAAGGAGCGCGAAGGCCGCCGTCACGCGGTGCAGCTCGCGCGTGTGCTCCACCTCGGCCTCGTCCACTCCGTCTATCAGCCGGTCGTCGACATCGTCGACCAGCGGGTCATCGGATTCGAGGCTCTCACGCGCGTCGGCAGCGGTCGCTTCGAGAACGTCGAGCTCCTGTTCAAGGCGGCGGAAGCGAACGACGCCCTCTGGGCTCTCGAGCGTCTTTGCCGGCGTAAAGCCCTCGAGGACCTTCCGACCCTCGGGCCGGGTCAGCTCCTCTTCTTGAACGTCGAGCCCGACTCGATCCACGATCCTCACCTCGGCGGGCCGCAGTTCCTGGACGGCCTGGCGGCGGTCGGGCTCTCGGCGACCCAGGTCGTCCTCGAGCTGACCGAGCATTCCGCCGTGCGCGACTTCGTCGCCTTCCGGCGAACGCTCGAGCGCTTCCGCTCGCTCGGCTTCCGTCTCGCGATGGACGACGTCGGATCCGGCTACGCCGGGCTGCAGTCGATCGCGGAGATCGGTCCGGACTTCATCAAGGCCGACATGCACCTGGTCCGAGGCCTGCACGAGAGCCCGATCAAGCGCCAGCTCATCGACACGATCCGCCGGTTCTCCGACAGCACGGGGATCACCTTCGTCGCCGAGGGCGTCGAATCGCGCGACGAGCTCGAGGCGCTCGTCGACGTGGGCGTGCGGTGCGCGCAGGGGTTCCTCTTCGCACGCCCGGGCTCGCCGCCGACCTCTCCCGATTGGACGAAGATGCGCTGA
- a CDS encoding S8 family serine peptidase has product MNTTMKSILGMVVAVAASIAPGWSAAARPVTKLSSDLRESMSITKSQRVIVTYTDGLRESSIQSLVARAGVGAKRFTGGHAFAATLSRRDIEALAGDDRVAHISPDRPVQANMDIAVPTIGADRINKYLGYTGKNVTVAVIDSGITPVSAVPASRIVAAVDFTGTGSTLDAFGHGTHVAGTIGGSGLNGAVKGVAPAASLVNLRVLDGNGQGYVSNVIRAIDFAIQYKDKLRIRVLNLSFGNPPGESYVDDPLAHAVERAWAAGLIVIASAGNRGRDGHFTINSPGNDPYIVTVGAMNDLNTPDRSDDIITTYTSRGPSIGDHILKPDLVAPGNRIISALAPGARLAQMYPDRVIGRDRLELSGTSMATAVTSGAVAILLQRNPNLSPDEVKSILVYSADRLTGIDRFAIGAGYLNLIHAVAMTGHFRSVRFNSASPTVELNPAGGFVLTHTAAMTSGDTATWGDTATWGDTATWGDTAIWGDTAIWGDTATWGDTATWGDTAVWGDTAIWGDTAIWGDSALWGDTATWGDTATWGDTATWGDTATWGDTATWGDTATWGDTATWGDTATWGDTATWGDTATWGDTATWGDAVIGSGD; this is encoded by the coding sequence ATGAACACGACGATGAAATCGATCCTGGGGATGGTGGTCGCGGTCGCGGCGTCGATCGCGCCGGGTTGGAGCGCGGCGGCGCGACCCGTGACGAAGCTGTCCAGCGACCTGCGCGAATCGATGTCGATCACGAAGAGCCAGCGCGTGATCGTCACCTACACCGACGGACTGCGCGAGTCGAGCATCCAGTCGCTGGTCGCGCGTGCCGGAGTCGGCGCGAAGCGCTTCACCGGCGGCCACGCCTTCGCGGCGACGCTGTCGCGCCGTGACATCGAAGCCCTCGCCGGCGACGATCGGGTGGCGCACATCTCCCCCGATCGTCCGGTCCAGGCCAACATGGATATCGCCGTGCCGACGATCGGCGCGGACCGCATCAACAAGTACCTCGGCTACACGGGGAAGAACGTCACGGTCGCCGTGATCGACTCCGGCATCACCCCGGTCAGCGCGGTGCCCGCATCGCGCATCGTCGCCGCGGTCGACTTCACGGGGACCGGCTCGACCCTCGACGCGTTCGGCCACGGCACGCACGTCGCCGGCACGATCGGCGGATCGGGGCTGAACGGTGCGGTGAAGGGCGTGGCCCCCGCCGCGAGCCTCGTCAACCTGCGCGTGCTCGACGGCAACGGCCAGGGCTACGTGAGCAACGTGATCCGCGCGATCGACTTCGCGATCCAGTACAAGGACAAGCTCCGGATCCGCGTGCTCAACCTCTCCTTCGGGAATCCTCCCGGAGAGTCCTACGTTGACGACCCGCTCGCGCACGCCGTCGAGCGCGCGTGGGCGGCCGGCCTCATCGTCATCGCGTCGGCCGGCAACCGCGGTCGCGACGGCCACTTCACGATCAACTCGCCCGGCAACGATCCGTACATCGTGACCGTCGGCGCGATGAACGATCTCAACACCCCCGACCGGTCGGACGACATCATCACGACCTACACGAGCCGCGGGCCGTCGATCGGCGACCACATCTTGAAGCCGGATCTCGTCGCGCCGGGCAACCGCATCATCTCGGCGCTCGCGCCCGGTGCGAGGCTGGCCCAGATGTACCCCGACCGTGTGATCGGTCGCGATCGCCTCGAGCTCTCGGGAACCAGCATGGCGACCGCGGTGACCTCGGGCGCCGTCGCGATCCTGCTCCAGCGGAATCCGAACTTGAGCCCCGACGAAGTCAAATCGATCCTCGTTTACTCCGCCGACCGTCTCACCGGAATCGACCGCTTCGCGATCGGCGCGGGTTACCTCAATCTCATCCACGCGGTCGCCATGACCGGCCACTTCCGCTCCGTGCGCTTCAACAGCGCGTCCCCCACCGTCGAGCTGAATCCCGCCGGCGGCTTCGTGCTCACGCACACCGCAGCGATGACCTCGGGCGACACGGCCACTTGGGGCGACACGGCCACTTGGGGCGACACGGCCACCTGGGGCGACACGGCCATCTGGGGCGATACGGCGATCTGGGGCGACACCGCCACCTGGGGCGATACCGCGACCTGGGGCGACACGGCGGTGTGGGGCGACACGGCGATCTGGGGCGACACCGCGATCTGGGGCGACTCGGCGCTGTGGGGCGACACCGCGACCTGGGGCGACACCGCGACCTGGGGCGACACCGCGACCTGGGGCGACACCGCCACCTGGGGCGACACCGCGACCTGGGGCGATACCGCGACCTGGGGCGATACCGCGACCTGGGGCGACACCGCCACCTGGGGCGATACCGCGACCTGGGGCGACACCGCGACCTGGGGCGACACCGCCACCTGGGGCGACGCCGTCATCGGCTCCGGCGACTGA
- a CDS encoding ChaN family lipoprotein, whose protein sequence is MRRHPVAGAVGLLARQRSAVRRLKRDLFGSDGSLRHPYFRDLRRDLSRPFDGSTRASLHAACDRADVVYVGDFHADAECQYLAARLLESMARPGRHLALGIEFVYTRQQEILDRRQRGAIDDRTFLRRIHYREEWGYPWDGFRDLLDAARALGVRVVALDRPPRGGFDGLRRRDAHAARGIASMLLARPRTAMMVLFGESHIAQSHLPGQVEQLLAARGVKRRAITVFQDPEDVYWAALARDGFVPDTVRLDGGSFAVFHTPPLARYECYRQVLERWRGEMPADEEADLTPAVHHLMDTLVGWMGLRPDRHRLRHRAGWVDDLQDAYPEVYSGSDAGQLLGPVLAEHGRSPAEIREARRLLAARDALYDARSNTFFLLRYLPGSAAGEAARFLRIAMSGRLHRDVDAPAADPSERMYGAAYNEALAYLGARLVDPASDFVAGWTDPQPSGSTTRARWLGAHEEFEGSSRLDLPPKLKAPLMRSRDLRRALARDLGRRLGRLLYERVVRGRISPRRLRTLFEQDLDPPRARREVLRLLRLARPWK, encoded by the coding sequence GTGCGGCGCCACCCGGTGGCGGGCGCCGTCGGCCTGCTCGCTCGCCAACGATCGGCGGTTCGGCGCCTCAAGCGCGACCTCTTCGGCTCGGACGGCTCGCTCAGACATCCGTACTTCCGCGACCTCCGTCGCGATCTGTCGCGGCCGTTCGACGGCTCGACCCGTGCGAGCCTCCATGCCGCCTGCGACCGCGCCGACGTCGTCTACGTCGGCGATTTCCACGCCGACGCGGAATGCCAGTACCTGGCGGCTCGCCTTCTCGAGAGCATGGCGCGGCCCGGCCGGCATCTCGCGCTCGGGATCGAGTTCGTCTACACGCGGCAGCAAGAGATCCTCGACCGGCGCCAGCGCGGCGCGATCGATGACCGGACGTTCCTCCGCCGGATCCATTATCGCGAGGAGTGGGGTTACCCCTGGGACGGCTTCCGCGATCTGCTCGACGCGGCGCGCGCCCTCGGTGTCCGGGTCGTCGCGCTCGACCGGCCGCCGCGGGGAGGTTTCGACGGCTTGCGACGCCGCGACGCGCATGCCGCGCGCGGGATCGCTTCGATGCTCCTCGCGCGTCCGCGCACCGCGATGATGGTGCTCTTCGGCGAATCGCACATCGCTCAGAGTCACCTCCCCGGTCAGGTCGAGCAGCTCCTCGCGGCACGCGGGGTGAAACGGCGGGCGATCACCGTCTTCCAGGATCCCGAGGATGTTTATTGGGCGGCGCTCGCGCGCGACGGTTTCGTCCCCGACACCGTCCGTCTCGACGGGGGCTCGTTCGCCGTCTTCCACACGCCGCCGCTCGCGCGCTACGAGTGCTACCGCCAGGTCCTGGAGCGCTGGCGCGGCGAGATGCCCGCGGACGAGGAGGCCGATCTCACCCCCGCGGTCCACCATCTCATGGACACGCTCGTCGGCTGGATGGGCCTCCGTCCCGACCGTCACAGGCTCCGCCATCGCGCGGGATGGGTCGACGACCTGCAGGACGCCTACCCCGAAGTCTACAGCGGCTCCGACGCGGGCCAGCTCCTCGGACCCGTGCTCGCGGAGCACGGGAGGAGTCCGGCGGAGATTCGCGAAGCGCGGAGGCTCCTCGCCGCGCGCGACGCCCTCTACGACGCGCGCTCGAACACGTTCTTTCTCCTCCGCTACTTGCCGGGCTCGGCGGCGGGAGAGGCCGCGAGGTTCCTGCGCATCGCGATGTCGGGCCGCCTTCATCGTGACGTGGACGCGCCGGCGGCCGACCCCTCCGAACGGATGTATGGTGCCGCTTACAACGAGGCGCTGGCGTATCTCGGCGCGCGTCTCGTCGACCCGGCGAGCGACTTCGTCGCCGGGTGGACCGACCCGCAGCCCTCCGGGAGTACGACGCGCGCGCGATGGCTCGGCGCGCACGAGGAGTTCGAGGGAAGCAGCCGTCTCGACCTTCCGCCCAAGCTCAAGGCGCCGCTCATGCGCTCGCGCGATCTGCGCCGTGCGCTCGCGCGCGATCTCGGTCGCCGCCTTGGCCGTCTGCTCTACGAGCGCGTCGTGCGCGGGCGCATCTCACCGCGACGGCTACGCACCCTGTTCGAGCAGGACCTCGACCCGCCGCGCGCGCGGCGGGAGGTCCTTCGCCTGCTCCGCCTCGCCCGTCCCTGGAAATGA
- a CDS encoding twin-arginine translocase TatA/TatE family subunit, with protein sequence MGSIGWTEILVIALIGVVLFGGRRLADAGRGLGEAIRNFKEGMRGDDPGKPGGDSNRNSNSSDR encoded by the coding sequence ATGGGTTCCATCGGCTGGACCGAGATACTCGTCATCGCGCTGATCGGCGTCGTCCTGTTCGGCGGGCGCCGGCTCGCCGACGCCGGCCGCGGCTTGGGCGAGGCGATCCGTAACTTCAAGGAAGGGATGCGAGGCGACGATCCGGGCAAGCCCGGCGGCGACTCGAACCGCAACAGCAACAGCAGCGACCGCTGA